The Medicago truncatula cultivar Jemalong A17 chromosome 4, MtrunA17r5.0-ANR, whole genome shotgun sequence genome includes a region encoding these proteins:
- the LOC25492522 gene encoding probable serine/threonine-protein kinase PBL10 isoform X1 — protein sequence MGINIVSAMGVCLGNQIKAEGPINSVSGLSSKSVNDDTENVGSPCCKVSDELISSSNAGVILQSSNLKNFALTEIQAATRNFRVDSVLGDGDFGSVFKGWIDERSSSAAKPGTGITVAVKRLNQDGLKGHNELLADVNYLGQLSHPHLVKLIGYCLEEENKILVYEFMPRGTLENHLFIRGSYFQPLSWSLRLKVAVGAAKGLAFLHGAQTKAMYRDFKTSNVLLDSNYNAKLSNFGLAKDLSTVDKSHVTTKLTYGYAAPEYLATGNHTAKSVVYSFGVVLLEMLSGRRVVDKNRPQRQHNLVEWAKPYLSNKRKILRVLDSRLEGQYELEDIYKVATLSLRCLSVEAKLRPNMDEVVTNLEQLQVPHVNESNKNRLRRRSAGDVTHVRTAASAFPQRSSSMLCT from the exons ATGGGAATTAATATTGTTTCTGCCATGGGAGTTTGTTTGGGCAACCAAATCAAAGCCGAAGGCCCGATTAATTCCG TTTCAGGGTTGAGTTCAAAGAGTGTAAATGATGATACAGAAAATGTTGGTAGCCCATGTTGCAAGGTTTCTGATGAACTCATTAGCTCAAGTAATGCGGGAGTGATCTTGCAATCGTCCAATTTGAAGAACTTTGCTTTGACAGAAATTCAGGCTGCTACGAGAAATTTCCGTGTAGACAGTGTGTTAGGAGATGGTGATTTTGGATCAGTTTTTAAGGGTTGGATTGATGAACGTTCATCTTCTGCTGCCAAACCTGGCACAGGCATTACTGTTGCTGTCAAAAGACTTAACCAGGATGGCCTCAAAGGTCACAATGAGTTGTTG GCTGATGTGAACTATCTAGGCCAGCTTTCCCATCCTCATCTAGTGAAATTGATTGGTTATTGCCTAGAAGAGGAAAACAAAATTCTGGTCTATGAATTTATGCCTCGTGGCACCTTGGAGAATCACTTGTTCATCA GAGGCTCATATTTTCAACCTCTTTCTTGGAGCCTCCGGTTGAAGGTTGCTGTTGGTGCTGCCAAAGGCCTTGCATTTCTTCACGGTGCTCAAACAAAAGCGATGTACCGTGATTTCAAGACTTCAAATGTCTTGCTAGATTCC AATTATAATGCAAAACTTTCTAATTTTGGCCTGGCAAAGGACTTGTCCACGGTTGATAAAAGTCATGTCACCACCAAGCTAACCTACGGATATGCGGCTCCAGAATACTTAGCCACCG GTAATCACACTGCTAAAAGTGTTGTGTATAGTTTTGGAGTTGTGCTATTGGAAATGTTATCGGGGAGGAGAGTTGTCGACAAGAACAGGCCACAAAGACAACACAATTTGGTGGAATGGGCTAAGCCATATCTATCCAACAAGCGTAAGATTTTGCGCGTGTTGGATAGCCGTCTTGAGGGCCAATATGAATTAGAAGATATTTATAAGGTTGCTACACTCTCCCTAAGGTGCCTTTCTGTAGAAGCCAAGTTGAGACCAAACATGGATGAGGTTGTTACAAATTTGGAGCAGTTGCAGGTTCCTCATGTAAATGAAAGCAACAAGAATCGTTTGCGTAGAAGAAGTGCTGGTGATGTTACCCATGTTAGAACAGCCGCATCAGCTTTTCCCCAACGTTCTTCTTCTATGTTATGTACATGA
- the LOC25492522 gene encoding probable serine/threonine-protein kinase PBL9 isoform X2: MGINIVSAMGVCLGNQIKAEGPINSGLSSKSVNDDTENVGSPCCKVSDELISSSNAGVILQSSNLKNFALTEIQAATRNFRVDSVLGDGDFGSVFKGWIDERSSSAAKPGTGITVAVKRLNQDGLKGHNELLADVNYLGQLSHPHLVKLIGYCLEEENKILVYEFMPRGTLENHLFIRGSYFQPLSWSLRLKVAVGAAKGLAFLHGAQTKAMYRDFKTSNVLLDSNYNAKLSNFGLAKDLSTVDKSHVTTKLTYGYAAPEYLATGNHTAKSVVYSFGVVLLEMLSGRRVVDKNRPQRQHNLVEWAKPYLSNKRKILRVLDSRLEGQYELEDIYKVATLSLRCLSVEAKLRPNMDEVVTNLEQLQVPHVNESNKNRLRRRSAGDVTHVRTAASAFPQRSSSMLCT, translated from the exons ATGGGAATTAATATTGTTTCTGCCATGGGAGTTTGTTTGGGCAACCAAATCAAAGCCGAAGGCCCGATTAATTCCG GGTTGAGTTCAAAGAGTGTAAATGATGATACAGAAAATGTTGGTAGCCCATGTTGCAAGGTTTCTGATGAACTCATTAGCTCAAGTAATGCGGGAGTGATCTTGCAATCGTCCAATTTGAAGAACTTTGCTTTGACAGAAATTCAGGCTGCTACGAGAAATTTCCGTGTAGACAGTGTGTTAGGAGATGGTGATTTTGGATCAGTTTTTAAGGGTTGGATTGATGAACGTTCATCTTCTGCTGCCAAACCTGGCACAGGCATTACTGTTGCTGTCAAAAGACTTAACCAGGATGGCCTCAAAGGTCACAATGAGTTGTTG GCTGATGTGAACTATCTAGGCCAGCTTTCCCATCCTCATCTAGTGAAATTGATTGGTTATTGCCTAGAAGAGGAAAACAAAATTCTGGTCTATGAATTTATGCCTCGTGGCACCTTGGAGAATCACTTGTTCATCA GAGGCTCATATTTTCAACCTCTTTCTTGGAGCCTCCGGTTGAAGGTTGCTGTTGGTGCTGCCAAAGGCCTTGCATTTCTTCACGGTGCTCAAACAAAAGCGATGTACCGTGATTTCAAGACTTCAAATGTCTTGCTAGATTCC AATTATAATGCAAAACTTTCTAATTTTGGCCTGGCAAAGGACTTGTCCACGGTTGATAAAAGTCATGTCACCACCAAGCTAACCTACGGATATGCGGCTCCAGAATACTTAGCCACCG GTAATCACACTGCTAAAAGTGTTGTGTATAGTTTTGGAGTTGTGCTATTGGAAATGTTATCGGGGAGGAGAGTTGTCGACAAGAACAGGCCACAAAGACAACACAATTTGGTGGAATGGGCTAAGCCATATCTATCCAACAAGCGTAAGATTTTGCGCGTGTTGGATAGCCGTCTTGAGGGCCAATATGAATTAGAAGATATTTATAAGGTTGCTACACTCTCCCTAAGGTGCCTTTCTGTAGAAGCCAAGTTGAGACCAAACATGGATGAGGTTGTTACAAATTTGGAGCAGTTGCAGGTTCCTCATGTAAATGAAAGCAACAAGAATCGTTTGCGTAGAAGAAGTGCTGGTGATGTTACCCATGTTAGAACAGCCGCATCAGCTTTTCCCCAACGTTCTTCTTCTATGTTATGTACATGA
- the LOC25492521 gene encoding mitochondrial import inner membrane translocase subunit Tim9 — translation MDKSMIADMENLPEADKQRMATMIDQLQIRDSLRMYNNLVERCFHDCVDTFKHKSLQKQEETCVRRCAEKFLKHSMRVGMRFAELNQGAATQD, via the exons ATGGACAAAAGCATGATTGCTGATATGGAAAATCTTCCAGAGGCAGATAAACAAAGAATGGCTACCATGATCGATCAGCTCCAAATCCGTGACAG CCTGAGAATGTATAATAACCTGGTGGAGAGATGCTTTCATGATTGTGTGGATACGTTTAAGCATAAATCCCTGCAAAAGCAAGAAGAAACCTGTGTTCGAAGATGTGCAGAGAAATTTCTGAAGCACTCTATGCGTGTTGGCATGAGGTTTGCTGAGCTGAACCAAGGTGCTGCAACTCAAGATTGA
- the LOC25492519 gene encoding probable protein phosphatase 2C 4: MGNKIGKLTVCFTGNNNSNRKHDISILITDPLDEGLGHSFCYVRPDPTRLSSSKVHSEETTTFRTISGASVSANTSTPLSTAFMDLYSYGCFDRAAAFESSTSFASLPLQPIPKAFSGNFGGVGGGFLSSGPLERGFMSGPIERGFMSGPIDRGLFSGPIDKDSSGTGVDQFQRSFSHSGLGFSVRPRSRKEKWIRVLQRAISKTLSRGQGSIVTPIKGVPLKEPPEWILAGEKHNENLTVSSLNLSSEGSLEDDDSLGSQNLQWAQGKAGEDRVHVVVSEEHGWVFVGIYDGFNGPDAPDYLLSNLYSFVHKELKGLLWDDGVSSDNSNLKPRDSVDDDVVVKEDMLFDDCSQCVDQEKGESISKKKKRGKNSKNKYKDAAKKHEENQRRWKCEWDRERLELDRRLKEQLSGGDDNSVNHSDVLEALSRALRKTEESYLDVADKMVMENPELALMGSCVLVMLMKGEDVYVMNVGDSRAVLAQKAEPDYWIGKIRQDLERINEETMHDLESWDDADKSNVVPSLSAFQLTKDHSTNVEEEVIRIIKEHPDDPCAVVNDRVKGSLKVTRAFGAGFLKQPKWNNALLEMFRIDYVGNSPYITCQPYLKHHRLGQKDKFLILCSDGLYQYLSNEEAVAEVELFITLQPEGDPAQHLVEEVLFRAAKKAGLDFHELLEIPQGDRRRYHDDVSIIVISLEGRIWRSCV; encoded by the exons atgggaaacaaaataggaaAATTAACGGTATGTTTCACCGGAAACAACAACAGTAACCGTAAACACGACATATCCATATTAATAACGGATCCTTTAGATGAAGGACTTGGTCACTCTTTCTGTTACGTTAGACCCGACCCGACCCGTTTATCTTCTTCTAAAGTTCATTCTGAAGAAACCACAACTTTCCGAACAATCTCCGGCGCCTCCGTCAGCGCCAACACTTCAACGCCGTTATCGACGGCGTTCATGGATTTATACTCCTACGGTTGTTTTGATAGAGCTGCAGCTTTTGAAAGTTCAACTTCTTTTGCTTCTCTTCCGTTGCAACCGATTCCGAAGGCTTTTTCCGGTAACTTCGGTGGTGTTGGTGGTGGGTTTCTGAGTTCCGGTCCGTTAGAGCGTGGGTTTATGTCCGGTCCGATTGAGCGTGGGTTTATGTCTGGTCCAATTGATCGTGGTTTATTTTCCGGTCCGATTGATAAAGATAGCTCCGGCACCGGTGTTGATCAGTTTCAGAGAAGCTTCTCTCATAGTGGATTAGGGTTTTCTGTTCGACCAAGATCGAGGAAAGAAAAATGGATTCGTGTTCTTCAACGAGCGATTTCGAAGACTCTGTCACGTGGACAGGGTTCTATTGTTACTCCGATCAAAGGTGTACCGTTGAAGGAGCCACCGGAGTGGATTCTTGCCGGTGAGAAGCATAATGAGAATTTGACTGTGAGTAGTTTGAATTTGAGTAGTGAAGGTAGTTTGGAAGATGATGATTCGTTGGGAAGTCAGAATCTTCAATGGGCTCAAGGGAAAGCAGGGGAAGATCGTGTTCATGTTGTTGTTTCTGAGGAACATGGTTGGGTTTTTGTTGGGATTTATGATGGTTTTAATGGTCCTGATGCACCTGATTATTTGTTATCAAATCTTTATAGTTTTGTTCATAAGGAGCTTAAAGGATTGCTTTGGGATGATGGGGTTTCATCGGATAATTCGAATTTGAAACCGCGTGATTcggttgatgatgatgttgttgtgaaaGAGGATATGTTGTTTGATGATTGTTCTCAATGTGTTGATCAAGAGAAAGGGGAATCGAtttcgaagaaaaaaaagagaggtAAGAATTCTAAGAACAAGTACAAAGATGCCGCAAAGAAACATGAAGAGAATCAAAGGAGGTGGAAGTGTGAATGGGATAGGGAGAGATTAGAGCTTGATAGAAGATTGAAGGAGCAATTAAGTGGTGGTGACGATAATTCTGTTAATCATTCAGATGTTTTGGAAGCTCTTTCGCGAGCTTTGAGGAAAACCGAGGAGTCTTATCTTGATGTCGCGGATAAAATGGTGATGGAGAATCCGGAACTTGCTTTAAtgggttcttgtgttcttgtaATGTTGATGAAAGGGGAAGATGTTTATGTGATGAATGTGGGTGATAGTAGAGCTGTTTTGGCACAAAAAGCTGAACCTGATTATTGGATCGGGAAAATTAGACAGGATTTGGAGAGGATTAATGAAGAGACAATGCATGATCTTGAATCATGGGATGATGCTGATAAATCAAATGTTGTTCCTAGTTTAAGTGCTTTTCAGCTCACCAAGGATCATAGTACTAATGTTGAAGAG GAAGTAATCAGAATTATAAAAGAGCACCCGGATGATCCTTGTGCCGTGGTCAATGATCGTGTTAAGGGATCTCTCAAGGTTACTCGAGCATTTGGTGCCGGATTTCTCAAACAG CCGAAGTGGAACAATGCACTTCTGGAGATGTTTAGAATAGACTACGTAGGCAATTCTCCATACATCACTTGCCAACCATATCTTAAACACCACAGATTAGGCcaaaaagacaaatttttgATTCTATGCTCCGACGGACTCTATCAATACTTATCAAACGAAGAAGCAGTAGCTGAAGTTGAGCTTTTCATCACATTACAACCTGAAGGAGACCCTGCTCAACATTTGGTCGAAGAAGTCTTGTTTCGCGCTGCAAAGAAAGCTG GTTTGGACTTTCACGAATTGCTCGAAATTCCACAAGGTGATAGGCGGCGTTACCACGACGATGTTTCCATCATTGTTATTTCTTTGGAAGGAAGGATATGGAGATCATGTGTTTAA